The Acidimicrobiales bacterium DNA window CCCGGGTCCAGAAGGCGTAATCGGCCGGGCCGGCAGCCCGGTCCCGCAGGTCGACCGCACCGACTACCCGGGTCTCCCAAGGGATCATGGTCATCTCTTCCGGTTCGGCATCAGCCGGGTCTCCGACATCGGGAGCCGGCTCTTGATGCTCCGGACCGCCTTCAGGGATATGGAGTGAGGCCTGGGCCAGGAAGAACGGTCGACCGTCCTGTTGGGCGGAGAGGCGTCGCGTGGCGAACGTGCGCCCAGTGTGGGATAACTCGATTTCGTATGAGAACGGTTTGGCCAATGAGCCTTCACGGGGGAACAGGCAGCCGAGGGAGCGGATTGTCCGGCCCTCAGCCGTCGCCGTGGCCACCATGATGGTCTGGGCGAGGAGTTGTCCACCAAAGATCCGGTGGTAGTCCATCGGAAGATTGGGGGCGGTCCATGAGCCGGGAGCAGTTTCGGTCACTTCCAGACAACGGAGGAGTCCAGCTAGGTCTACGGTGGCCATTGGATCAAGTCGAGGCGGTCGGCTTGAACAGCGGCACGAAGTAGTCGCCGCTTTCCTCGAAGGTCACCTCGACCGTCATGCCTACGCGAATGGCATCAAGTTCGCATCCGACGATGTTGGTGCCCAGCCTGATGGTGGGGTCCTCGTCGATCTCGATGAAAGCAAAGGCG harbors:
- a CDS encoding thioesterase family protein — protein: MATVDLAGLLRCLEVTETAPGSWTAPNLPMDYHRIFGGQLLAQTIMVATATAEGRTIRSLGCLFPREGSLAKPFSYEIELSHTGRTFATRRLSAQQDGRPFFLAQASLHIPEGGPEHQEPAPDVGDPADAEPEEMTMIPWETRVVGAVDLRDRAAGPADYAFWTRVGGVDLDDKPASHQALLAYATDLTVIGTALRPLEGISQADAGEALQTAVTGHSIWFHRPFRIDDWCLISQRAPVVAGARAFGHGNVFDRDGMLVASFAQESMVRPVTA
- a CDS encoding OB-fold domain-containing protein; its protein translation is MAAFTINHQPFMPGFDPPYAFAFIEIDEDPTIRLGTNIVGCELDAIRVGMTVEVTFEESGDYFVPLFKPTAST